One segment of Planctomycetota bacterium DNA contains the following:
- the floA gene encoding flotillin-like protein FloA (flotillin-like protein involved in membrane lipid rafts): protein MLPTLASSLFSGPIFWVVLLVVAVILLVIFALLFNFIGLYVQAFVSGAKVSIFELIGMRLRKVNPRTIVTARIQSARAGLNVSQSQMESHVLAGGNLMRTINAMIAASKANIELPWDNATAIDLAGRDIFDAIRTSVDPKVIDVPSAEMGTRTLDAVAADGIQLKVKARVTVRTNIKRLVGGATEETIVARVGEGIVSSIGSADDHKAVLKNPDVVSKAVLAKGLDANTAFEILSIDIADVSVGENIGAKLQADQAEADKRRFQAEAEQRRAMAVAQEQENIAKVAENRALVVLAEAEVPKAMAAAFRDGNLGIMDYYKMRNVEADTAMRTSIAGEDENKS from the coding sequence ATGCTCCCCACACTTGCGTCATCCCTCTTCTCGGGCCCGATCTTCTGGGTCGTCCTGTTGGTCGTTGCGGTGATCCTGTTGGTGATCTTCGCGCTGCTGTTCAACTTCATCGGACTGTACGTCCAGGCGTTCGTCTCCGGTGCGAAGGTGAGCATCTTCGAGCTCATCGGGATGCGGCTGCGAAAGGTCAACCCACGCACGATCGTCACCGCCCGCATTCAGTCGGCCCGCGCGGGCCTGAATGTGAGCCAGAGCCAAATGGAGTCGCACGTCCTGGCCGGCGGTAACCTGATGCGGACGATCAACGCGATGATCGCCGCGAGCAAGGCGAACATCGAGCTGCCGTGGGACAACGCGACGGCGATCGACCTGGCAGGCCGTGACATCTTCGACGCGATCCGCACCTCGGTCGACCCGAAGGTCATCGACGTGCCCAGTGCCGAGATGGGTACTCGTACACTCGACGCCGTCGCCGCCGACGGGATTCAGCTCAAGGTCAAAGCCCGCGTCACCGTCCGCACGAACATCAAGCGTCTCGTCGGCGGTGCGACCGAGGAAACCATCGTCGCCCGTGTCGGTGAGGGCATCGTCAGTTCCATCGGCTCGGCCGACGATCACAAGGCGGTGCTCAAGAACCCGGACGTCGTGTCCAAGGCCGTGCTCGCCAAGGGTCTCGACGCGAACACGGCGTTCGAGATTCTCTCGATCGACATCGCCGACGTGAGCGTCGGTGAGAACATCGGCGCGAAGCTGCAGGCCGACCAGGCCGAGGCGGACAAGCGTCGCTTCCAGGCCGAGGCCGAGCAGCGTCGTGCGATGGCCGTCGCGCAGGAACAGGAGAACATCGCGAAGGTCGCCGAGAACCGCGCGTTGGTGGTGCTCGCCGAGGCCGAGGTGCCCAAGGCCATGGCCGCGGCGTTCCGCGACGGCAACCTGGGCATCATGGACTATTACAAGATGCGCAACGTCGAGGCCGACACCGCGATGCGCACCAGCATCGCCGGCGAGGACGAGAACAAGTCGTGA
- a CDS encoding flotillin-like FloA family protein — MIADLAIITPTQRWLIGLIPLLLVFWFLFPALGLYIQARVSGAPIGSFGIVGLYLRKAKPRTVVTALIQSTRAGLDIPCRDMEIQVLAGGDLMACVNSLIAAKHGGMPLTWDHVSAADLVGKPVFLLVTAEIETGRLDPSVLAIGPKARPVEAAGF, encoded by the coding sequence GTGATCGCCGACTTGGCCATCATCACGCCGACGCAGCGCTGGTTGATTGGATTGATCCCGCTGTTGTTGGTGTTCTGGTTCCTGTTCCCTGCGTTGGGGTTGTACATCCAAGCCCGCGTGAGCGGCGCGCCGATCGGCTCCTTCGGAATTGTCGGGCTATATCTTCGTAAGGCCAAACCACGCACCGTCGTGACAGCGCTGATTCAATCCACGCGTGCCGGGCTCGACATTCCGTGCAGGGACATGGAGATACAGGTCCTCGCCGGCGGTGATTTGATGGCCTGCGTCAACAGTCTCATCGCCGCCAAGCATGGGGGCATGCCATTGACGTGGGACCATGTCTCGGCGGCCGATCTTGTCGGCAAACCGGTGTTCCTGCTGGTTACGGCCGAGATTGAAACCGGGCGGCTCGACCCGAGTGTCCTGGCCATCGGTCCTAAGGCAAGGCCCGTCGAAGCTGCGGGCTTCTGA
- a CDS encoding NfeD family protein: protein MSLTLIILLLVAVAAVLAIAELILPTGGVLGVLAGLAGIGALACCFFVDKWLGLGLTVAALVVSPFVAAGMMKVWEKSPVGKAIIVSDVAGKPTDLNVPVGTVGTALSELRPMGEADFAGETMQVLSEFGSVGRGEAVRVVGFDGVVAKVRPLREEAAVNG, encoded by the coding sequence ATGTCGCTCACGTTGATCATCCTGCTCTTGGTCGCCGTCGCGGCGGTGCTGGCGATTGCTGAGTTGATCCTGCCGACCGGCGGGGTGCTGGGCGTGCTCGCGGGACTGGCCGGTATCGGCGCGCTGGCGTGTTGTTTTTTCGTGGACAAATGGCTGGGCCTCGGACTCACGGTGGCGGCGTTGGTCGTCTCGCCGTTCGTCGCCGCGGGGATGATGAAGGTGTGGGAAAAATCACCGGTCGGCAAGGCGATCATCGTGAGCGATGTCGCCGGCAAACCCACGGACTTGAATGTCCCCGTCGGTACCGTCGGCACGGCGCTCTCCGAACTACGTCCGATGGGCGAAGCGGACTTCGCCGGCGAAACCATGCAAGTGCTCAGCGAGTTCGGCAGCGTCGGCCGCGGCGAAGCCGTCCGCGTCGTCGGCTTCGATGGCGTCGTCGCCAAGGTCCGTCCGCTGCGCGAGGAGGCGGCCGTCAACGGCTGA
- a CDS encoding NfeD family protein: MPDLEQPIDGDRTLLTVNDTVAEKIGLSQGTFATPQAFAEARGYEIIAELEPTAGDRIVAFLSGFTARGILSTVFLLSLYIAFQTPGTGVPETVAASSLFLLLGVPFLTGYAQWYEILAVILGVGLILVELFVIPGFGVAGITGLCLMLAGLLMTFVPDIRIPVPGTGEDGTTPSYSFDIDWAGLRYGLATLVASMVVSLGLWWWLSRFLPSVPYANKLILNDVAGRPNEATASGGSSARASTPDPILPLGTVGETVSDLYPGGQARLNDQVFDVISDRGFVEKGDRVVVREVHGNRIVVRKV, encoded by the coding sequence GTGCCGGACCTCGAGCAGCCCATTGACGGCGATCGCACGTTGTTGACGGTCAACGACACGGTGGCCGAGAAGATTGGATTGAGCCAGGGCACTTTCGCCACGCCGCAGGCGTTTGCCGAGGCGCGGGGTTACGAGATCATCGCCGAACTCGAGCCGACGGCGGGCGATAGGATCGTTGCGTTTCTCTCCGGCTTCACCGCCCGTGGCATCCTTTCGACCGTCTTCCTTCTCAGTTTGTACATCGCTTTCCAAACGCCCGGCACCGGTGTGCCCGAGACCGTGGCGGCCAGTTCGTTGTTTCTCTTGTTGGGCGTGCCGTTCCTGACCGGGTATGCGCAGTGGTACGAAATCCTCGCGGTCATCCTCGGCGTCGGTTTGATTCTGGTCGAGCTGTTCGTCATCCCGGGGTTCGGCGTCGCGGGCATCACCGGCTTGTGCCTCATGCTCGCCGGACTGCTCATGACGTTCGTTCCCGATATCCGTATCCCCGTCCCCGGAACGGGCGAGGACGGAACCACACCCAGCTACTCGTTTGATATTGATTGGGCTGGCTTGCGTTACGGGTTGGCGACGCTGGTGGCGAGCATGGTCGTTTCGCTCGGACTGTGGTGGTGGCTGAGCCGGTTCTTGCCGAGCGTGCCGTATGCGAACAAGCTCATCCTTAACGATGTCGCCGGCCGGCCGAATGAGGCGACCGCATCCGGGGGCAGCTCGGCTCGTGCGTCCACGCCCGATCCGATCCTCCCGCTCGGCACCGTTGGCGAAACGGTTTCCGATCTCTACCCCGGCGGACAAGCTCGGCTCAACGATCAGGTATTCGACGTCATCTCCGATCGGGGCTTCGTCGAAAAGGGCGATCGCGTCGTCGTCCGCGAGGTCCACGGCAACCGCATTGTCGTGAGGAAGGTCTGA
- a CDS encoding S49 family peptidase, translating to MRYFAFILALLLLAPMAKAEKVVTILLDGDVDPYMQTMLDRRIDEARDLGAERLIVRIDTFGGLVDSGMRIGRTLKQLDIPVTAFVDEKAISAGAMIALAADEIVMEPGSFLGDSGVVTMGGEMGDVQRAKAESLVLAEFVDSAEEHGYDKTLVRSFVVVDHVVYYIENAETGERRFVNQEDYDELVKADDAAWV from the coding sequence ATGCGATACTTCGCGTTCATCCTTGCGCTGCTGCTTCTGGCACCGATGGCCAAGGCCGAGAAGGTGGTCACGATCCTGCTCGATGGGGACGTGGACCCGTACATGCAGACGATGCTCGATCGCCGGATCGATGAAGCCCGCGACCTTGGGGCCGAGCGTTTGATCGTGCGGATTGACACCTTCGGCGGTCTCGTCGACTCGGGCATGCGGATTGGCCGCACGCTCAAGCAGCTGGACATTCCCGTCACCGCTTTCGTCGATGAGAAAGCGATCAGCGCCGGTGCGATGATCGCGTTGGCCGCCGATGAGATCGTGATGGAGCCGGGCTCGTTCCTCGGCGACTCCGGCGTCGTCACGATGGGCGGGGAGATGGGCGACGTTCAGCGGGCCAAGGCCGAGTCGCTGGTTCTCGCCGAGTTCGTCGACTCCGCCGAGGAGCACGGCTACGACAAGACGCTCGTGCGCAGCTTCGTCGTGGTCGATCACGTCGTCTACTACATTGAAAACGCCGAGACCGGCGAGCGGCGGTTCGTTAACCAGGAAGATTACGACGAACTCGTCAAGGCTGATGACGCGGCTTGGGTTTAG
- a CDS encoding prepilin-type N-terminal cleavage/methylation domain-containing protein, translating into MKQRAFTLVELLVVIGIIALLIAILLPSLGTARAQANSVKCLAQMREIALGLHSYALFDKTNRYPDAAMRMMGDGMDDDMGGDGMGGGMVMSQSWIVTLSESSYLDADSEVYRCPVDVGPGWDTGTRTTSFGINAYFTSNHPPYGGLKFAQIQNASQVVTVAELLDTRDRDHVMPMFWGNPDPIVSGMMTNMARSRGEVGDDLEPASVAKERHLRKANYVFADGHAATHTFGETWDQPVGEARVIDWYDPKFGE; encoded by the coding sequence ATGAAACAACGCGCCTTCACCCTCGTCGAACTCCTCGTCGTCATCGGCATCATCGCATTGCTGATCGCGATACTGCTGCCTTCTCTCGGGACGGCCCGTGCCCAGGCCAACAGCGTCAAGTGCCTGGCCCAGATGCGTGAGATCGCACTCGGGCTGCACAGCTATGCCTTGTTCGACAAGACCAACCGTTACCCGGACGCCGCGATGCGGATGATGGGCGACGGCATGGATGATGACATGGGCGGCGACGGCATGGGCGGGGGAATGGTAATGAGCCAGTCGTGGATCGTGACCCTTTCCGAGAGCAGTTACCTCGACGCCGACAGTGAGGTGTATCGCTGCCCGGTGGATGTCGGGCCGGGCTGGGATACGGGAACGCGCACGACCAGCTTCGGCATCAACGCTTACTTCACCAGCAACCACCCGCCGTACGGCGGGTTGAAGTTTGCCCAGATCCAAAACGCCAGCCAAGTCGTGACGGTCGCCGAGCTGCTCGACACGCGTGACCGGGATCACGTCATGCCGATGTTCTGGGGCAACCCCGACCCGATCGTGAGTGGGATGATGACCAACATGGCCCGCAGCAGAGGCGAAGTCGGCGACGATCTCGAGCCGGCCAGCGTGGCGAAAGAGCGCCACCTACGCAAAGCCAACTACGTCTTCGCCGACGGCCACGCAGCCACCCACACCTTCGGTGAAACCTGGGACCAACCCGTCGGCGAGGCCCGAGTGATCGACTGGTACGACCCGAAGTTCGGCGAGTGA
- a CDS encoding MFS transporter gives MDKPPRPISPPPTETERALRTVTFAWLFGSVYFTAIAGAPLTKYADWLGATEFTFGLLSALPFMASLLSLPAAVLTDKTGQRKAIFVGAFLIQRLVWIGIAVVPVLAWQWSGPSAGLIAFLVLFGAAHAVGALGGPAYMSWMSNVVPRRVRGRYFANRRRIGIFTALPTALVVGYVMDRYGNADAAGVPWPIVAIFACAAVAGLVDILLFLRVPHEVPTREAKTPGLASLKAPLVDGKFLRFAAFVAVLTMSAAPVPQFVNLMLVRELELKSLAIQTMLLVMPMVSQMWSFNAWGRAVDRFGKKPVMAAAMAGIIPVAGGWAIVALNSGNGSPLWAVAAIGFVTSFMGGIFWSGIEVANTNYVLEMVGSRRDGSGYAAVNGVIVNVAGALGGLGFGVLATATRDWQIATPLGIVTTLAVVMLTSMGLRIVAAVVFLPFVAAEGGLRTRVAARETLRFVGSNLYNNAQSAMFLPLRVGRSRLRETSRIVRRVAKRRR, from the coding sequence ATGGATAAGCCACCCCGGCCCATCTCGCCGCCACCGACCGAGACCGAGCGGGCGCTGCGCACCGTGACGTTTGCCTGGCTCTTCGGCAGCGTTTACTTCACGGCCATCGCCGGCGCGCCGTTGACGAAGTACGCCGATTGGCTCGGGGCGACGGAGTTCACGTTCGGGTTGCTCTCGGCGCTGCCGTTCATGGCGTCGTTGTTGTCGCTGCCGGCGGCGGTGCTGACGGACAAGACCGGGCAGCGTAAAGCGATTTTTGTCGGGGCGTTTCTGATCCAGCGGCTGGTTTGGATCGGGATCGCGGTCGTGCCAGTGCTGGCTTGGCAATGGTCGGGGCCGTCGGCAGGGTTGATCGCGTTCCTGGTGCTTTTCGGTGCGGCCCACGCGGTCGGTGCGCTGGGCGGGCCGGCATACATGAGTTGGATGTCCAACGTCGTGCCCCGGCGTGTACGAGGACGGTACTTCGCCAACCGGCGCCGCATCGGGATCTTCACGGCGTTGCCAACGGCACTGGTCGTCGGCTACGTCATGGACCGGTATGGCAATGCCGACGCGGCGGGCGTGCCGTGGCCGATCGTGGCGATCTTCGCGTGCGCCGCCGTCGCCGGGCTGGTGGACATCCTTCTGTTCCTGCGTGTGCCACACGAGGTGCCGACCCGCGAGGCGAAGACGCCGGGGCTCGCCTCGCTCAAGGCGCCGCTGGTCGACGGAAAGTTCCTACGGTTCGCGGCATTCGTGGCGGTGCTCACGATGAGCGCCGCGCCGGTGCCGCAGTTCGTGAACCTGATGCTCGTGCGCGAACTGGAACTCAAGAGCCTGGCGATCCAGACGATGTTGTTGGTGATGCCGATGGTGTCGCAGATGTGGAGCTTCAATGCATGGGGGCGTGCAGTGGACCGGTTCGGCAAGAAGCCGGTGATGGCTGCGGCGATGGCGGGGATCATCCCGGTCGCGGGCGGGTGGGCGATCGTCGCGCTCAACAGCGGCAACGGCAGCCCGCTCTGGGCGGTCGCCGCGATCGGCTTCGTCACCAGCTTCATGGGCGGGATCTTCTGGTCGGGCATCGAGGTGGCCAACACCAACTACGTACTGGAGATGGTCGGCAGCCGACGCGACGGCTCGGGCTACGCGGCGGTCAACGGCGTCATCGTGAACGTCGCCGGCGCGCTCGGCGGGCTTGGTTTCGGTGTGCTCGCCACGGCCACGCGGGATTGGCAGATCGCTACGCCGCTCGGCATCGTCACCACCCTTGCGGTCGTCATGCTCACGAGCATGGGTCTGCGGATTGTCGCGGCGGTCGTGTTCCTGCCGTTTGTCGCGGCGGAGGGTGGTCTTCGGACGCGCGTCGCCGCCCGGGAGACGCTCCGGTTCGTCGGGAGCAACCTGTACAACAACGCGCAGTCGGCCATGTTCCTGCCGTTGCGTGTCGGCCGAAGTCGCCTGCGTGAGACGAGTCGCATCGTGCGTCGTGTGGCAAAGCGTCGCAGGTGA